The following proteins are co-located in the Frigidibacter mobilis genome:
- a CDS encoding SulP family inorganic anion transporter, which produces MISLDAYRAQWFGNIRADVLAGLVVALALIPEAIAFSIIAGVDPKVGLYASFSIAVLIAFVGGRPGMISAATAATAVLMVTLVRDHGLQYLLAATVLTGLIQIGAGLLKLGFVMRYVSKSVMTGFVNALAILIFMAQLPELDPARVTWLTYALVAAGLAIIYLFPLLTKAIPSPLVTIIVLTGLTLAFGWDVRTVGDMGALPDTLPVFLIPDIPLTLDTLQIILPYSLAIAVVGLLESLMTQNLVDDLTDTRSDRNQECIGQGIANTATGFIGGMAGCAMIGQSMINVKSGGRGRLSCFTAGLVLLILVVFLGDWVARIPMPALVAIMIMVSIGTFSWSSIKNLRLHPRSSSIVMVATVVTVVYTHNLAIGVLVGVLLSGIFFAGKIAQLFKVTSTTSRDGRERTYVVEGQLFYGSVEDFMNAFDFKEALDRVVIDVTAAHIWDISSVQALDMAVLKFRRDGAEVEIIGMNAATETIVDKLAIHDKPGAMGQLMSH; this is translated from the coding sequence ATGATTTCACTCGATGCTTACCGCGCGCAGTGGTTCGGCAACATTCGTGCCGACGTGCTGGCAGGGCTTGTCGTGGCACTTGCACTCATCCCCGAAGCGATCGCCTTTTCGATCATCGCCGGCGTGGACCCGAAGGTCGGGCTCTATGCAAGCTTCTCCATCGCCGTCCTGATCGCCTTTGTCGGCGGGCGCCCCGGAATGATCTCGGCCGCGACGGCCGCGACAGCGGTGCTGATGGTGACGCTGGTGCGCGACCACGGGCTGCAATACCTGCTGGCCGCAACCGTGCTCACCGGCCTCATCCAGATCGGGGCCGGCCTGCTGAAGCTCGGCTTCGTCATGCGCTACGTCTCGAAATCGGTGATGACCGGCTTTGTCAACGCGCTGGCGATCCTGATCTTCATGGCGCAGCTTCCGGAACTCGACCCGGCGAGGGTAACCTGGCTCACCTATGCGCTGGTCGCGGCGGGGCTGGCGATCATCTACCTGTTTCCCTTGCTGACGAAGGCAATTCCGTCGCCGCTGGTCACGATCATCGTGCTGACCGGGCTGACGCTGGCCTTCGGCTGGGACGTGCGCACCGTCGGCGACATGGGCGCGCTGCCCGATACGCTGCCGGTGTTCCTGATCCCCGACATTCCGCTGACCCTGGACACCTTGCAGATCATCCTGCCCTACTCGCTGGCAATCGCGGTGGTGGGCCTGCTGGAAAGCCTGATGACGCAGAACCTCGTCGATGACCTGACCGACACCAGGTCAGACCGCAACCAGGAGTGCATCGGCCAGGGCATCGCCAATACCGCAACGGGGTTCATCGGCGGCATGGCGGGCTGCGCGATGATCGGCCAGTCGATGATAAACGTGAAATCCGGCGGGCGCGGGCGCCTGTCCTGCTTCACGGCGGGGCTGGTGCTGCTGATCCTTGTGGTCTTTCTCGGCGACTGGGTCGCGCGCATTCCGATGCCCGCGCTTGTGGCGATCATGATAATGGTGTCGATCGGCACCTTCTCGTGGTCGTCGATCAAGAACCTCCGCCTGCACCCGCGCTCCTCCTCCATCGTGATGGTCGCAACGGTGGTGACGGTGGTCTACACCCACAATCTGGCCATCGGCGTGCTCGTCGGGGTGCTGCTGTCAGGCATCTTCTTTGCCGGCAAGATCGCCCAGCTGTTCAAGGTCACCTCCACCACCTCCCGGGACGGGCGCGAACGCACCTATGTCGTCGAGGGCCAGCTGTTCTACGGCTCGGTCGAGGACTTCATGAACGCCTTCGACTTCAAGGAGGCGCTCGACCGCGTGGTGATCGACGTGACCGCCGCGCATATCTGGGACATCTCGTCCGTGCAGGCGCTCGACATGGCCGTCCTGAAGTTCCGCCGCGACGGGGCCGAGGTCGAGATCATCGGGATGAACGCCGCCACCGAAACCATCGTCGACAAGCTTGCCATCCATGACAAGCCGGGCGCGATGGGTCAGCTGATGTCGCATTGA
- a CDS encoding SDR family NAD(P)-dependent oxidoreductase translates to MSVQGQRWWLVGASEGLGRALARQMSAAGAELVLSARSEVRLEALARELPGPARALPMDVADMGSVRAAASQVGELDGLVWLAASYWPMSAQDWDADRVAQMCDVNLTGCARVLGQVVPGFAARGRGHVVLTGSLAGYRGLPGAIGYGASKAGVMALAESMQADLRGSGVKVQLVNPGFIRTRLTELNDFDMPFLMEPEDAAARILRHMGTRRFALSFPRRFAALFRLGQFVPDGVWYRLMG, encoded by the coding sequence ATGAGCGTGCAGGGCCAGCGCTGGTGGCTGGTCGGCGCCAGCGAGGGGCTGGGCCGGGCGCTGGCGCGGCAGATGAGCGCGGCGGGGGCCGAGCTGGTGCTGTCAGCCCGCAGCGAGGTGCGGCTGGAGGCGCTGGCGCGCGAGCTGCCCGGCCCGGCCCGGGCGTTGCCGATGGATGTGGCCGACATGGGTTCGGTTCGGGCCGCGGCGTCACAGGTCGGCGAGCTCGACGGGCTGGTCTGGCTGGCGGCGAGCTATTGGCCGATGTCGGCGCAGGACTGGGACGCGGACCGCGTGGCGCAGATGTGCGACGTGAACCTGACCGGCTGCGCAAGGGTGCTGGGTCAGGTGGTGCCGGGTTTTGCGGCGCGCGGGCGCGGGCATGTCGTGCTGACAGGGTCGCTGGCCGGCTATCGCGGCCTGCCCGGCGCCATCGGCTATGGCGCGTCCAAGGCCGGGGTGATGGCGCTTGCGGAATCGATGCAGGCCGACCTGCGCGGCAGCGGCGTGAAGGTGCAACTCGTCAATCCCGGCTTCATCCGCACAAGGCTGACCGAGCTGAACGATTTCGACATGCCGTTCCTGATGGAACCCGAGGATGCCGCCGCGCGGATCCTGAGGCACATGGGCACGCGCCGCTTTGCGCTGAGCTTCCCGCGCCGGTTTGCGGCGCTGTTCCGGCTGGGGCAGTTCGTGCCGGACGGGGTGTGGTATCGGTTGATGGGGTAG
- a CDS encoding universal stress protein, with protein MTQQDRIVALVDGSIYSASVCDHAAWIAQRTGAPVELIHVLGRRETAGTSDHSGAIKLGARTALLNELAELDAQRAKLISHKGRAILEDASAILAAAGVTDITTRLRHGDVVEAVAEVEPGARVILIGKRGEDADFAKGHLGSNLERIVRASHKPVFVASRAFKPISRVLVAYDGGASAMKAVDHIARSPLFQGLRVHVVTVGSSTPEVTRGLDDARAMLKAAGIDAETSILPGQPETALGKLVDETPFDMLVMGAYGHSRIRSLIIGSTTTAMIRSCKVPVVLMR; from the coding sequence ATGACCCAACAAGACAGAATCGTCGCCCTCGTGGATGGCTCGATCTACTCTGCCAGCGTCTGCGACCATGCCGCCTGGATCGCGCAGCGCACCGGCGCCCCCGTCGAGCTGATCCATGTCCTTGGCCGCCGCGAAACTGCCGGCACCAGCGACCATTCCGGCGCGATCAAGCTCGGGGCACGCACCGCGCTGCTGAACGAACTGGCCGAACTGGATGCACAGCGCGCCAAGCTTATCAGCCACAAGGGCCGGGCCATTCTGGAAGATGCCAGTGCCATCCTGGCCGCGGCCGGGGTGACCGACATCACCACCCGCCTGCGTCATGGCGATGTCGTCGAGGCCGTGGCCGAGGTTGAGCCGGGGGCCCGCGTCATCCTCATCGGCAAGCGCGGCGAGGATGCGGATTTCGCCAAAGGGCATCTGGGCTCGAACCTCGAACGTATCGTCCGTGCCAGCCACAAGCCGGTATTCGTGGCCTCGCGCGCGTTCAAGCCGATCTCCAGGGTGCTGGTCGCCTATGATGGCGGCGCCTCGGCGATGAAGGCCGTCGATCACATCGCGCGCAGCCCGCTGTTCCAGGGGCTGCGCGTGCATGTCGTGACGGTGGGCAGCAGCACCCCGGAAGTGACCAGGGGCCTGGACGATGCAAGGGCGATGCTGAAGGCGGCCGGGATCGACGCCGAAACCTCCATCCTGCCCGGGCAGCCGGAAACAGCACTTGGCAAGCTGGTCGACGAGACCCCGTTCGACATGCTGGTGATGGGCGCCTATGGCCACAGCCGCATCCGCAGCCTGATTATCGGATCGACCACCACGGCGATGATCCGGTCCTGCAAGGTGCCCGTCGTCCTGATGCGCTGA
- a CDS encoding helix-turn-helix domain-containing protein, giving the protein MIRGKMQEDMFQAWAHDAPRDTLAPVYPDGCRDVLILRRPGRRAEVRLTSFDLCPRLAALPAGTTVQGYRLRPGAQIAAGSLRAIEAAPDQAGAIIRNDLALSGDADHAIRALCSPGAGAAAVAGDLGLSLRSLQRLLHRLDLPPPDYWRLLARARRAARHLGGPSPLAAIAADCGFSDQAHMTRELLRWFGKTPRQLQRDGATLALLGQPALGNWTDEQSSTR; this is encoded by the coding sequence ATGATCCGGGGCAAGATGCAGGAAGACATGTTTCAGGCCTGGGCGCATGACGCCCCCCGCGATACGCTCGCGCCGGTCTATCCTGACGGATGCCGCGATGTGCTGATCCTTCGCCGCCCGGGCCGGCGCGCCGAGGTCCGGCTGACATCGTTCGACCTCTGCCCGCGGCTGGCGGCGCTGCCCGCAGGCACCACGGTGCAGGGGTACCGGCTGCGCCCGGGTGCGCAGATCGCGGCGGGCAGCCTGCGCGCCATCGAAGCCGCCCCCGATCAGGCCGGGGCGATCATCCGCAACGATCTGGCGCTTTCGGGCGACGCCGATCACGCGATCCGCGCGCTGTGCAGTCCCGGCGCAGGTGCGGCTGCGGTTGCAGGCGATCTGGGCCTGTCGCTGCGCAGCCTGCAACGGCTGCTTCACCGGCTTGATCTGCCGCCGCCGGACTACTGGCGGCTTCTGGCGCGGGCCCGGCGCGCCGCCCGGCACCTGGGCGGCCCATCGCCGCTTGCCGCCATCGCCGCCGATTGCGGCTTCAGCGATCAGGCCCATATGACGCGCGAGCTGCTGCGCTGGTTCGGCAAGACCCCCCGCCAGTTGCAGCGCGACGGCGCGACGCTCGCGCTGCTGGGTCAGCCGGCGCTTGGCAACTGGACCGACGAGCAAAGCTCGACCAGGTAG
- a CDS encoding DUF1365 domain-containing protein, which produces MSLVEHVRGRTYHARHGGPPNAFRYGIDYVLLEDAEAPVTGLRLFSRNRRNIASVQDRDHGGAPGQGRGAAWLREVLAAEGVQVPGLRIGLLAQPRLLGHVFNPVSFWLCRDGEGALRAVVAEVTNTFGDRHSYLCLRPGLEPIRPEDEMLARKVFHVSPFQDVAGEYRFRFDIGAARVGVWIDYRNGKGGVLATLTGRRGPLTDAGLLGALLRRPFGSRRVLALIHWQALKLFVKGARYRDRPLPPPEEATR; this is translated from the coding sequence ATGAGCCTGGTCGAGCATGTGCGCGGCAGGACCTATCATGCGCGGCATGGCGGGCCGCCGAACGCCTTCCGCTATGGCATCGACTATGTGCTGCTGGAGGATGCCGAGGCGCCGGTGACGGGGCTGCGGCTGTTCTCGCGCAACCGGCGCAATATCGCCTCGGTGCAGGACCGTGACCACGGCGGGGCGCCGGGGCAGGGGCGCGGTGCGGCCTGGCTGCGCGAGGTGCTGGCGGCCGAAGGCGTGCAGGTGCCGGGGCTGCGGATCGGGCTGCTGGCGCAGCCGCGGCTGCTGGGCCATGTGTTCAACCCGGTGTCGTTCTGGCTGTGCCGTGACGGGGAGGGCGCCTTGCGCGCGGTGGTGGCCGAGGTGACGAACACCTTTGGCGACCGGCATTCGTATCTGTGCCTGCGGCCGGGGCTGGAGCCGATCCGGCCCGAGGACGAGATGCTGGCGCGGAAGGTGTTCCATGTCTCGCCGTTTCAGGATGTGGCGGGGGAGTACCGCTTTCGCTTCGATATCGGCGCGGCGCGGGTGGGGGTGTGGATCGACTACCGCAACGGCAAGGGCGGGGTGCTGGCGACGCTGACCGGCCGGCGCGGGCCGCTGACCGATGCCGGGCTGCTGGGCGCGCTGCTGCGGCGGCCCTTCGGCAGCCGGCGGGTGCTGGCGCTGATCCATTGGCAGGCGCTGAAGCTGTTCGTGAAGGGCGCGCGGTATCGGGACCGGCCGCTGCCCCCGCCCGAGGAGGCGACGCGGTGA
- a CDS encoding DUF3833 family protein yields the protein MTGFVLGVAAALLLVWLRGRLAGFGAQASGDYAGGPALDIRAALNGPLLCEGVIYGPTGRARSRFVGEFQADWQGATCRMAEVFRYEGGAVDRRDWVLQLGNDGAISATAADVLGRGVGRQQGSAVVLRYRIRLPQDAGGHVLSVTDWMYATPGGGIVNRSQFRKWGVLVAELVATIRKAPAEAGA from the coding sequence GTGACGGGGTTCGTGCTGGGGGTGGCGGCGGCTTTGCTGCTGGTCTGGCTGCGCGGGCGGCTGGCGGGGTTCGGCGCGCAGGCCAGCGGCGATTATGCGGGAGGGCCGGCGCTGGATATCCGCGCCGCGCTGAACGGGCCGCTGCTGTGCGAGGGCGTGATCTATGGGCCGACCGGGCGGGCGCGGTCGCGCTTCGTGGGCGAGTTCCAGGCGGACTGGCAGGGCGCGACCTGCCGCATGGCGGAGGTGTTCCGCTATGAAGGCGGCGCGGTGGACCGGCGCGACTGGGTGCTGCAGCTGGGCAATGATGGCGCGATCAGTGCCACGGCGGCGGATGTGCTGGGCCGCGGCGTCGGGCGGCAGCAGGGCAGCGCGGTGGTGCTGCGCTACAGGATCCGCCTGCCGCAGGATGCCGGCGGGCATGTGCTGTCGGTCACCGACTGGATGTATGCAACGCCGGGAGGCGGCATCGTCAACCGCAGCCAGTTCCGCAAATGGGGGGTGCTGGTGGCCGAGCTGGTGGCGACGATCCGCAAGGCACCTGCGGAGGCCGGGGCATGA
- a CDS encoding VOC family protein: MIFRYTILYVAEVATTLDFYERAFGLRRNFLHESGDYGELDTGTTRLAFSSRKLMTELGKSPGSADPGAPVFELAFETEDVPAALSRAISAGAVLVQDAREEPWGQTTSYVSDPDGYLVELCSSVQLPSAG; the protein is encoded by the coding sequence ATGATTTTCCGCTACACCATCCTCTACGTCGCAGAGGTCGCAACCACGCTGGATTTCTATGAGCGTGCCTTCGGGCTTCGGCGGAACTTCCTGCATGAGTCCGGCGACTATGGCGAGCTTGACACCGGCACGACCAGGCTGGCGTTTTCGTCGCGCAAGCTGATGACCGAACTTGGCAAGTCTCCCGGCAGCGCCGATCCCGGGGCGCCGGTATTCGAACTGGCTTTCGAGACCGAGGATGTGCCTGCCGCCTTGTCACGCGCCATTTCGGCCGGTGCGGTTCTGGTGCAGGACGCCCGGGAGGAGCCCTGGGGCCAGACAACCTCCTATGTCAGCGACCCGGATGGCTACCTGGTCGAGCTTTGCTCGTCGGTCCAGTTGCCAAGCGCCGGCTGA
- a CDS encoding DUF3775 domain-containing protein yields MLQISPEKIAHVIVRARELDAKVGSWDSPGDSVDSDSILEARSGDATEQELRAFIGGLNVDEQASLVAVMWIGRETYGADELDEAIETARAEASAPTADYLLGVPLLADYLEDGLDALGISVEDAEGGIL; encoded by the coding sequence ATGCTGCAGATCAGTCCCGAGAAGATTGCCCATGTGATCGTGCGCGCACGCGAACTGGATGCCAAGGTCGGCAGCTGGGACAGTCCTGGCGACAGTGTCGATTCCGACAGCATCCTCGAGGCGCGGTCGGGCGATGCCACCGAGCAGGAGCTGCGTGCCTTCATCGGCGGGCTGAATGTCGACGAGCAGGCCAGCCTGGTCGCGGTGATGTGGATCGGCCGCGAAACCTATGGCGCCGATGAGCTGGACGAGGCGATCGAGACCGCCCGCGCCGAAGCCTCGGCCCCGACAGCCGATTACCTGCTGGGGGTGCCGCTGCTGGCCGATTACCTGGAAGACGGGCTCGATGCCCTGGGCATTTCGGTCGAGGATGCCGAGGGCGGCATCCTCTAG
- a CDS encoding long-chain fatty acid--CoA ligase encodes MVVLTAPSDALTSIPALLARNVARIGALPAYREKEFGIWQSWTWAQADEQIRALALGFLSLGVERGDHVAIIGRNRPAHYWAMVAAQMCGAVPVPLYQDAVAEEMAYVLDHCGARFIVCGDQEQVDKVLEIEDRVQHIQHVMYTDRRGMRKYDHSRMNALADVQAEGRAGHFRYEGELAARIAELTYDSTCVMLYTSGTTGKPKGVVLSNRNIIETARNSSGFDNLRHGDEVLAYLPMAWVGDFIFSVGQAYWTGFTVNCPESPATMMTDLREIGPTYFFAPPRVFEGQLTNVMIRMEDAGRLKKKMFDHFMALARRVGPAILDGKPVGLLDRLRYALGNVLVYGPLKNTLGFSRIRVGYTAGEAIGPEIFDFYRSLGINLKQLYGQTEASVFITQQPDGQVRSDTVGVPSPGVEVRIAENGEVFYRSPGTFVEYFKNPESTASTKDAEGWVATGDAGFFEDGTGHLRIIDRAKDVGKMADGHLFAPKYVENKLKFYPNILEAVVFGNRRNMCTAFINIDLQAVGNWAERNNIAYASYQELAGHSRVYDMIQSHVEEVNRSVAADPMLAGCQVHRFLILHKELDADDGELTRTRKVRRNIIESKFADLIEALYDGRGSIYTETEVTYEDGRKGAIKATLSIRNAAVQGPQTRMAAE; translated from the coding sequence ATGGTGGTTTTGACGGCGCCTTCGGACGCCCTGACATCCATTCCTGCGTTGCTGGCCCGCAACGTGGCGCGGATCGGCGCGCTGCCGGCCTACCGGGAAAAGGAATTCGGGATCTGGCAAAGCTGGACCTGGGCACAGGCGGATGAGCAGATTCGCGCGCTGGCGCTTGGCTTTCTGTCGCTGGGGGTCGAACGCGGCGACCACGTTGCCATCATCGGCCGCAACCGGCCGGCGCATTACTGGGCGATGGTCGCGGCGCAGATGTGCGGGGCGGTGCCGGTGCCGCTCTATCAGGACGCGGTGGCCGAGGAGATGGCCTATGTGCTGGACCATTGCGGCGCGCGCTTCATCGTGTGCGGCGATCAGGAGCAGGTGGACAAGGTGCTCGAGATCGAGGACCGCGTGCAGCATATCCAGCATGTGATGTACACCGACCGCCGGGGAATGCGGAAATACGACCATTCGCGCATGAACGCGCTGGCCGATGTGCAGGCCGAGGGCCGGGCCGGGCATTTCCGCTACGAGGGCGAGTTGGCAGCGCGGATTGCCGAGCTGACCTATGACAGCACCTGCGTGATGCTCTACACCTCGGGCACCACCGGCAAGCCCAAGGGCGTGGTTCTGTCGAACCGCAATATCATCGAGACGGCCAGGAACTCCTCGGGCTTCGACAATCTGCGGCATGGCGACGAGGTGCTGGCCTATCTGCCGATGGCCTGGGTCGGGGACTTCATCTTCTCGGTGGGGCAGGCCTACTGGACCGGCTTCACGGTGAACTGCCCCGAAAGCCCGGCGACGATGATGACCGACCTGCGCGAGATCGGGCCGACCTATTTCTTTGCGCCGCCGCGGGTGTTCGAGGGCCAGCTGACCAATGTGATGATCCGCATGGAAGATGCCGGACGGCTGAAGAAGAAGATGTTCGATCATTTCATGGCGCTGGCCCGGCGGGTGGGGCCGGCGATCCTGGATGGCAAGCCGGTCGGCCTGCTGGACCGGCTGCGCTATGCCCTTGGAAACGTGCTGGTTTACGGCCCCCTGAAGAACACGCTGGGCTTCAGCCGGATTCGCGTGGGCTATACCGCGGGCGAGGCGATCGGGCCCGAGATCTTCGATTTCTACCGTAGCCTCGGTATCAACCTGAAGCAGCTTTACGGGCAGACCGAGGCTTCGGTGTTCATCACCCAGCAGCCCGACGGGCAGGTGCGGTCCGATACCGTGGGCGTGCCGAGCCCGGGGGTCGAGGTGAGGATCGCCGAGAATGGCGAGGTGTTCTATCGCTCGCCGGGAACCTTCGTCGAGTATTTCAAGAACCCCGAAAGCACCGCCAGCACCAAGGATGCCGAGGGCTGGGTGGCGACCGGGGATGCCGGGTTCTTCGAGGACGGCACCGGGCACCTGCGGATCATCGACCGGGCCAAGGATGTGGGCAAGATGGCCGATGGCCACCTGTTTGCGCCCAAGTACGTTGAAAACAAGCTGAAATTCTATCCCAACATCCTGGAGGCGGTGGTGTTCGGCAACCGGCGCAACATGTGCACCGCCTTCATCAACATCGACCTTCAGGCGGTGGGCAACTGGGCGGAGCGCAACAACATCGCCTATGCCAGCTATCAGGAGCTGGCGGGGCACAGCCGTGTCTATGACATGATCCAGAGCCATGTGGAGGAGGTGAACCGATCCGTCGCCGCCGATCCGATGCTGGCGGGGTGCCAGGTCCACAGGTTCCTGATATTGCACAAGGAACTTGACGCCGATGATGGCGAGCTGACGCGGACGCGCAAAGTGCGGCGCAACATCATCGAGAGCAAGTTCGCCGACCTGATCGAGGCGCTCTATGACGGGCGGGGCAGCATCTACACCGAAACCGAAGTGACCTACGAGGATGGCCGCAAGGGCGCGATCAAGGCGACGCTGTCGATCCGCAACGCCGCCGTGCAGGGCCCCCAGACAAGGATGGCGGCGGAATGA
- a CDS encoding WGR domain-containing protein — protein MIDILLHRRRKHLRARFVRVEIVGNLFGEYSLLRETGAAGRNGRTRISWYANLREACLAADLLRIRAQRQGYRLTRASPALRPQV, from the coding sequence ATGATCGACATCCTCCTGCACCGCCGCCGCAAGCATCTGCGCGCCCGGTTTGTACGCGTCGAAATCGTCGGCAACCTCTTCGGCGAATACAGCCTCCTGCGCGAAACCGGCGCGGCCGGACGGAATGGGCGCACCCGCATCTCCTGGTATGCCAACCTGCGAGAAGCCTGCCTCGCCGCCGATCTCCTGCGCATCCGCGCACAGCGCCAGGGCTACCGCCTCACCCGCGCCAGCCCGGCGCTTCGGCCGCAGGTCTGA